In Stenotrophomonas sp. ESTM1D_MKCIP4_1, a single genomic region encodes these proteins:
- a CDS encoding TonB-dependent siderophore receptor codes for MSLPARSPLPRRALLPAALLSCLAMAAPAASAAEAAADASDAKTLDRVSVRAEQTAAPSSTTRLPITLQETPQSSSVISLQRLQDESLFSINDVMRNVTGVSVSFYDTQRPLYYARGFAITDFQVDGIPTYSGSTNQEYDTAFYDRVEVIRGANGLLSGAGVPSATVNLLRKRPGKEFDASFSVSAGSWDYRRMEADVTAPLTADGRFRSRVVAAYTDRDFYYDRYKENKMAGMAVLEGDVTDSTTVTVGYQTQDNNPVGSTWGTVPFFDSQGNFAHLPRSTNLSPKWSYWQRETSTVFANLEQRFGDDWLLKINTSYTRGNVQNVRLYGTGNPNPVTGSGIFLRAAAGDAEDTRRNVDAYLTGTFSLWGQEHDVTLGTQWSDLEGTTNTTTLNFPTDWARCGNERCYYIPNVYDWNGDISEVTYTRTGARRVAKTTQSGVYLATRLRLADPLALIAGARLSRWETRTRAYNAAGAYTATSGAYKVSDEVTPYVGLVYDITPAVSVYASYTEIFNPQNYKDKNENLLAPVQGSNVEAGIKTQWFDGRLTANAAVFEAKQDNYAVRDMSVPDGSLSDGSSAYIGVNGTKARGWEMDINGEILPGWTVNAGYTHVKVTRAATDLLYANPAEDLLQLNTQVRLPGVLDRLSVGAGVQWQSKVQGYNIPYPLGGTVTVNQPAYALVQFNANYRITDNWTATLSVRNALDKTYWANLDYNNYGEPRFVATSLRWKF; via the coding sequence ATGTCCCTGCCTGCCCGTTCCCCCCTGCCCCGCCGTGCGCTGCTGCCGGCCGCCCTGCTGTCCTGCCTGGCCATGGCCGCGCCCGCCGCATCGGCCGCCGAAGCCGCTGCCGACGCCAGCGACGCCAAGACCCTGGACCGGGTGAGCGTGCGCGCCGAACAGACCGCGGCCCCGTCGAGCACGACCCGCCTGCCGATCACCCTGCAGGAAACCCCGCAGTCGTCCAGCGTGATCAGCCTGCAGCGCCTGCAGGACGAATCGCTGTTCAGCATCAACGATGTGATGCGCAACGTCACCGGCGTCAGCGTGTCCTTCTATGACACCCAGCGCCCGCTCTACTACGCGCGTGGTTTTGCCATCACCGATTTCCAGGTGGACGGCATTCCCACCTACAGCGGTTCGACCAACCAGGAATACGACACCGCCTTCTACGACCGCGTGGAAGTGATCCGCGGTGCCAATGGCCTGCTCAGCGGCGCTGGCGTGCCCTCGGCCACGGTCAACCTGCTGCGCAAGCGCCCGGGCAAGGAATTCGACGCTTCGTTCTCGGTCAGCGCCGGCAGCTGGGACTACCGCCGCATGGAAGCGGACGTGACCGCGCCGCTGACCGCCGATGGCCGCTTCCGCAGCCGCGTGGTGGCCGCCTACACCGATCGTGATTTCTATTACGACCGCTACAAGGAAAACAAGATGGCCGGCATGGCCGTGCTGGAAGGCGACGTGACCGACAGCACCACGGTCACGGTGGGCTACCAGACCCAGGACAACAACCCGGTGGGTTCGACCTGGGGCACCGTGCCGTTCTTCGACAGCCAGGGCAATTTCGCCCACCTGCCGCGCTCGACCAACCTGTCGCCGAAGTGGAGTTACTGGCAGCGCGAGACCAGCACCGTGTTCGCCAACCTGGAACAGCGTTTCGGTGACGACTGGCTGCTGAAGATCAACACCTCCTACACCCGCGGCAACGTGCAGAACGTGCGCCTGTACGGCACTGGCAACCCGAACCCGGTCACCGGCTCGGGCATCTTCCTGCGCGCTGCAGCCGGCGATGCGGAAGACACCCGCCGCAACGTGGACGCCTACCTGACCGGCACCTTCAGCCTGTGGGGCCAGGAACACGACGTGACCCTGGGCACGCAGTGGTCGGACCTGGAAGGCACGACCAACACCACCACGCTGAACTTCCCGACCGACTGGGCGCGCTGTGGCAATGAACGCTGCTACTACATTCCCAATGTCTACGACTGGAACGGCGACATTTCCGAGGTGACCTACACCCGTACCGGTGCGCGCCGCGTGGCCAAGACCACCCAGAGTGGCGTGTACCTGGCAACCCGCCTGCGCCTGGCCGACCCGCTGGCACTGATCGCCGGTGCGCGCCTGAGCCGCTGGGAAACCCGCACCCGCGCCTACAACGCAGCCGGTGCCTATACCGCCACCAGCGGTGCGTACAAGGTCAGTGATGAAGTCACCCCGTACGTGGGCCTGGTCTACGACATCACGCCGGCCGTTTCGGTCTACGCCAGCTACACCGAAATCTTCAACCCGCAGAACTACAAGGACAAGAACGAGAACCTGCTGGCGCCGGTGCAGGGCTCGAACGTGGAAGCGGGCATCAAGACGCAGTGGTTCGACGGTCGCCTGACCGCCAATGCCGCCGTGTTTGAAGCCAAGCAGGACAACTACGCCGTGCGTGACATGAGCGTGCCGGATGGTTCGCTCAGCGATGGCAGCTCGGCCTACATCGGCGTCAACGGCACCAAGGCACGTGGCTGGGAGATGGACATCAACGGCGAGATCCTGCCGGGCTGGACGGTCAACGCCGGCTACACGCACGTCAAGGTGACCCGCGCGGCGACCGACCTGCTGTACGCCAACCCGGCCGAAGATCTGCTGCAGTTGAACACCCAGGTGCGCCTGCCCGGCGTGCTGGACCGCCTGAGCGTCGGCGCGGGCGTGCAGTGGCAGAGCAAGGTGCAGGGCTACAACATCCCCTACCCGCTGGGCGGCACGGTGACGGTGAACCAGCCGGCCTACGCGCTGGTGCAGTTCAACGCCAACTACCGCATCACCGACAACTGGACCGCGACGCTGAGCGTGCGCAACGCCCTGGACAAGACCTACTGGGCCAACCTGGACTACAACAACTACGGCGAACCGCGCTTCGTGGCCACCAGCCTGCGCTGGAAGTTCTAA
- the mdcB gene encoding triphosphoribosyl-dephospho-CoA synthase MdcB: protein MNALAHAARPLAHAIDSARLGRLAIASLHAELACAPKPGLVTPFDTGSHDDMDASTFLRSLFALRHYFTAIARAGAVDAPFAQLRTLGIAAETAMLRATGGTNTHRGAIFSLGLLVAAAARCRREQGRAVSAAQVCLAVQHWANDFAAAPLDASSPGQRARLRHGVPGVREQAAAGYPVLRVLAVPTLRHALQQGLPRDAAMSQTLMQLIAQVDDLNLLHRGGADGLAWAQQQARGFIAGGGTFAPGWEARLHGIGKDFVARRLSPGGSADLLACSHFLLQQEAV, encoded by the coding sequence ATGAACGCCCTCGCGCATGCTGCCCGCCCCCTGGCACACGCCATCGACAGTGCGCGGCTGGGGCGCCTGGCCATCGCCAGCCTGCATGCCGAGCTGGCCTGTGCGCCCAAGCCGGGCCTGGTCACCCCCTTTGATACCGGCAGCCATGACGACATGGATGCCAGCACGTTCCTGCGCAGCCTGTTCGCCCTGCGCCATTACTTCACCGCCATCGCCCGTGCCGGTGCCGTGGATGCGCCCTTCGCGCAGCTGCGCACGCTGGGCATCGCCGCCGAAACCGCCATGCTGCGCGCTACCGGCGGCACCAACACCCATCGCGGCGCCATCTTCAGCCTTGGCCTGCTGGTGGCTGCCGCCGCACGCTGCCGCCGCGAGCAGGGCCGCGCGGTATCGGCCGCGCAGGTCTGCCTGGCCGTGCAGCACTGGGCCAACGACTTCGCCGCTGCGCCACTGGATGCCTCCAGCCCCGGCCAGCGCGCACGCCTGCGCCACGGCGTGCCCGGCGTGCGCGAGCAGGCCGCCGCCGGTTACCCGGTGCTGCGCGTACTGGCCGTGCCCACGCTGCGCCACGCGCTGCAGCAGGGCCTGCCGCGCGACGCGGCGATGTCCCAGACCCTGATGCAGCTGATCGCGCAGGTGGACGATCTCAACCTGCTGCATCGCGGCGGCGCCGACGGCCTGGCCTGGGCCCAGCAGCAGGCACGCGGATTCATTGCAGGCGGTGGCACCTTCGCTCCCGGCTGGGAGGCACGCCTGCACGGCATCGGCAAGGACTTCGTCGCGCGCCGGCTGAGCCCCGGTGGCAGTGCGGACCTGCTGGCCTGCAGCCACTTCCTGCTGCAGCAGGAGGCTGTATGA
- the mdcH gene encoding malonate decarboxylase subunit epsilon: MSLALLCPGQGAQHAGMFDRMRDLAAGREVLQAAGSVLGRDVFAAAADEARFDNALAQPLLCAATLAHWQGLRDALPVPLLVAGYSIGELAAHGISGGLDAAATLTLAAQRAQLMDAASPADAGLQAVLGLQRHTLQPLCDAHGAHVAIANGADHFIVGGTRKALQALADAARAQGAEVRPLPVHVPAHTPLLQAAVAPFAAALDASPLQAPRVPLLAGIDARPVRDRAAAVRTLSAQLAQTIEWAQVMRQAFERGARVFLQLGPGNALARMVAPAYPCCQVRAVEEFQSLDGAAAWVRTALDRLQ, translated from the coding sequence ATGAGCCTTGCCCTGCTCTGCCCCGGCCAGGGTGCGCAGCATGCGGGCATGTTTGATCGCATGCGCGATCTGGCTGCCGGCCGCGAAGTACTGCAGGCTGCGGGCAGCGTGCTCGGCCGTGATGTCTTCGCCGCTGCCGCCGACGAGGCGCGCTTCGACAACGCGCTTGCGCAGCCGCTGCTCTGTGCGGCCACGCTGGCGCACTGGCAGGGCCTGCGCGATGCGCTGCCGGTACCGCTGCTGGTGGCCGGGTACAGCATCGGTGAGCTGGCCGCGCATGGCATTTCCGGCGGCCTGGATGCTGCGGCCACGTTGACGCTGGCGGCACAGCGCGCGCAGCTGATGGATGCCGCCAGCCCCGCCGATGCAGGCCTGCAGGCGGTGCTGGGGCTGCAACGACACACCCTGCAACCGCTGTGCGATGCACACGGCGCGCACGTGGCCATCGCCAACGGCGCGGACCACTTCATCGTCGGCGGCACGCGCAAGGCGTTGCAGGCGCTGGCCGATGCAGCGCGCGCACAGGGCGCGGAGGTCCGTCCGCTGCCGGTGCACGTCCCTGCGCATACGCCGCTGCTGCAGGCAGCGGTGGCCCCGTTCGCCGCCGCACTCGATGCCTCGCCCCTGCAGGCGCCGCGCGTGCCGCTGCTGGCCGGCATCGATGCGCGCCCCGTGCGGGATCGCGCGGCGGCGGTGCGCACCCTGTCGGCGCAGCTGGCACAGACCATCGAGTGGGCGCAGGTGATGCGCCAGGCCTTCGAGCGCGGCGCGCGCGTGTTCCTGCAGTTGGGGCCGGGCAATGCGTTGGCGCGCATGGTCGCGCCGGCCTACCCGTGCTGCCAGGTGCGCGCGGTGGAAGAGTTCCAGAGCCTGGACGGCGCGGCGGCCTGGGTCCGCACCGCGCTGGACCGGCTGCAGTAA
- the mqo gene encoding malate dehydrogenase (quinone), with product MKKFGKALLALLVLVLLAAALFLYWPLTQRSVPAASNDKPVDVVLVGAGIMSITLATYLQELQPDWNIQVYERLDTVAGESSDGWNNAGTGHSAFAELNYTPELPDGSIETKRAVGIAESFEVSRQFWSHQVKEGRLSQPSDFINPTPHMSFVWGDDNIAYLHKRQQALVKNPLFYGMQYSEDPAQIKQWAPLLMEGRDPKQKVAATWMPLGTDVNFGVITRQLAAGLQRSPNFGLHLNHEVRALRQNADKSWNVTVKDLKAGTETTTHARFVFIGAGGAALKLLQMSGIPESKDYAGFPVGGQFLAFQGADVTSRHHVKAYGMAETGSPPMSVPHLDARKLDGKPVILFGPFALYSTKFLKHGSWWDLYSSVNHNNVGPMLEVGKDNLDLVQYLMAQARLNDADRQAELVKYFPNAKPGDWKLVTAGQRVQIIKRDPLKGPVLQFGTEIVTDKDHTLAALLGASPGASTSPPIMLDLMAKAFPEQMKAGWEARLRQIVPSYGQKLNESPALTNQVRTLTSQTLHLPYLEVPAEGATVENAATPAPAPPEKRNANEELQAL from the coding sequence ATGAAGAAATTTGGCAAGGCTCTTCTCGCCCTGCTCGTGCTGGTGCTGCTGGCCGCCGCGCTGTTCCTGTACTGGCCGCTGACCCAGCGCTCGGTGCCCGCCGCCAGCAACGACAAGCCGGTCGACGTCGTTCTGGTCGGCGCCGGCATCATGAGCATCACCCTGGCCACTTACCTGCAGGAGCTGCAGCCGGACTGGAACATCCAGGTCTACGAGCGGTTGGACACTGTGGCCGGCGAAAGTTCGGACGGCTGGAACAACGCCGGCACCGGGCATTCGGCATTCGCCGAGCTGAACTACACCCCGGAACTGCCCGACGGCAGCATCGAGACCAAGCGCGCGGTCGGCATTGCCGAATCGTTCGAGGTCTCGCGCCAGTTCTGGTCGCACCAGGTGAAGGAAGGCCGGCTGAGCCAGCCGAGCGACTTCATCAACCCGACTCCGCACATGAGCTTCGTCTGGGGCGACGACAACATCGCCTACCTGCACAAGCGCCAGCAGGCCCTGGTGAAGAATCCGCTGTTCTACGGCATGCAGTACTCGGAGGATCCGGCGCAGATCAAGCAGTGGGCACCGCTGCTGATGGAAGGCCGCGACCCGAAGCAGAAGGTCGCTGCGACCTGGATGCCGCTGGGTACCGACGTCAATTTCGGCGTCATCACCCGCCAGCTGGCCGCCGGCCTGCAGCGCAGCCCGAATTTCGGCCTGCACCTCAACCATGAAGTGCGCGCGCTCCGGCAGAACGCTGACAAGAGCTGGAACGTGACGGTGAAGGACCTCAAGGCCGGCACCGAAACCACCACCCACGCCCGCTTCGTGTTCATCGGTGCCGGTGGTGCTGCGCTGAAGCTGCTGCAGATGTCGGGCATTCCCGAATCGAAGGATTACGCCGGTTTCCCGGTGGGCGGCCAGTTCCTGGCCTTCCAGGGCGCGGACGTGACCTCGCGCCACCACGTGAAGGCCTACGGCATGGCCGAAACCGGTTCGCCGCCGATGTCGGTGCCGCACCTGGATGCGCGCAAGCTGGACGGCAAGCCGGTGATCCTGTTCGGGCCGTTCGCGCTGTACAGCACCAAGTTCCTCAAGCACGGCTCGTGGTGGGACCTGTATTCCTCGGTCAACCACAACAACGTCGGCCCGATGCTGGAAGTGGGCAAGGACAACCTGGACCTGGTGCAGTACCTGATGGCCCAGGCGCGCCTGAACGACGCCGACCGCCAGGCCGAGCTGGTGAAGTACTTCCCCAACGCCAAGCCGGGTGACTGGAAGCTGGTGACCGCCGGCCAGCGCGTGCAGATCATCAAGCGTGACCCGCTGAAGGGCCCGGTGCTGCAGTTCGGCACCGAGATCGTGACCGACAAGGACCACACCCTGGCCGCGCTGCTGGGTGCTTCGCCGGGTGCCTCGACCTCGCCGCCGATCATGCTGGACCTGATGGCCAAGGCCTTCCCGGAGCAGATGAAGGCCGGCTGGGAAGCCCGCCTGCGCCAGATCGTGCCGTCGTACGGCCAGAAGCTCAACGAGAGCCCGGCGTTGACCAACCAGGTCCGTACGCTCACCAGCCAGACCCTGCACCTGCCCTACCTGGAGGTGCCGGCTGAAGGCGCGACAGTAGAGAACGCTGCAACGCCTGCCCCGGCCCCGCCGGAAAAGCGCAACGCCAACGAAGAGCTGCAGGCGCTGTAA
- the mdcG gene encoding malonate decarboxylase holo-[acyl-carrier-protein] synthase — protein sequence MPDRPARHTLVWLSAHADWRADVAAHEPRLAAWFAQGLPAMVARRAVDDPDPRLRLGVPLPPGEGKQRLALRVPLRDVLRQQLPPALENVLDAGVASDWQAALHALARFAPARVFGAFAWQHLSGLPYVHAASDIDLLWQVDTGPQADALVACLQRWEHEHGRRVDGELCLADGGAVNWREYAGGSRQVLVKRLEGAALEARERLFAATGAAA from the coding sequence ATGCCTGACCGGCCCGCCCGCCACACGCTGGTCTGGCTTTCGGCGCATGCCGATTGGCGGGCCGACGTGGCCGCGCACGAACCACGCCTGGCGGCATGGTTCGCGCAGGGCCTGCCGGCCATGGTGGCCCGGCGTGCGGTGGATGATCCCGATCCGCGCCTGCGCCTGGGGGTGCCGCTGCCGCCGGGCGAAGGCAAGCAGCGCCTGGCCCTGCGCGTGCCGCTGCGCGACGTGCTGCGCCAGCAGCTGCCTCCCGCCCTGGAAAACGTACTTGATGCCGGAGTTGCCAGCGACTGGCAGGCCGCCCTGCACGCGCTGGCGCGCTTTGCGCCGGCCCGTGTGTTCGGCGCCTTCGCCTGGCAACACCTGAGCGGCCTGCCCTACGTGCACGCGGCATCGGACATCGACCTGCTGTGGCAGGTGGACACCGGCCCGCAGGCCGATGCACTGGTCGCGTGCCTGCAGCGCTGGGAGCACGAACACGGCCGTCGTGTGGATGGCGAACTGTGCCTGGCCGACGGGGGCGCCGTGAACTGGCGCGAGTACGCGGGTGGCAGCCGCCAGGTGCTGGTGAAGCGCCTGGAAGGTGCCGCGCTGGAAGCCCGCGAGCGTCTGTTCGCTGCCACCGGAGCCGCCGCATGA
- a CDS encoding biotin-independent malonate decarboxylase subunit beta, which produces MSHVQRHSFYEADARARIAGLVDAGSFHEFLGPAQRVMSPHLAQLDQPAAFDDGIVVGEATLQGRRVLLAAQQGEFMGGGVGEVHGAKLTGLLRRAAETRPDGVLLLLDTGGVRLHEANAGLIAISEIMRATLGARAAGVPVVALIGSGNGAFGGMGIVARCCTTVIMSEEGRLSLSGPEVIETVRGVEEFDARDRALVWRVTGGKHRYLIDQAQVLVPDAIDAFARAAAEALQADATSTDTDAALSVLQARHAALTARAQAWGECRDGLEIWARQGIADPERLPLLDTDAFLAATADRSLP; this is translated from the coding sequence ATGAGCCACGTACAGCGCCACAGCTTCTACGAAGCGGATGCACGCGCGCGCATTGCCGGGCTGGTCGACGCCGGTTCGTTCCACGAATTCCTCGGCCCCGCACAGCGGGTCATGAGCCCGCATCTGGCCCAGTTGGACCAGCCGGCCGCCTTCGACGATGGCATCGTCGTCGGCGAAGCCACGCTGCAGGGCAGACGCGTGCTGCTGGCCGCACAACAGGGTGAATTCATGGGCGGCGGCGTGGGCGAAGTGCACGGCGCCAAGCTGACCGGCCTGCTGCGTCGCGCTGCGGAAACCCGCCCCGACGGCGTACTGCTGCTGCTCGATACCGGCGGCGTACGCCTGCATGAAGCCAACGCCGGGCTGATCGCCATTTCCGAAATCATGCGTGCCACCTTGGGCGCACGCGCGGCCGGCGTGCCGGTCGTCGCGCTGATCGGCAGCGGCAACGGTGCCTTCGGCGGCATGGGCATCGTCGCCCGCTGCTGCACCACGGTCATCATGTCCGAAGAAGGCCGGCTGTCGTTGTCCGGGCCGGAAGTGATCGAGACCGTGCGCGGCGTGGAGGAGTTCGACGCGCGCGACCGCGCCCTGGTGTGGCGCGTGACCGGCGGCAAGCACCGCTATCTGATCGACCAGGCGCAGGTGCTGGTACCCGATGCCATCGATGCGTTCGCCCGCGCGGCCGCCGAGGCGCTGCAGGCCGACGCCACCAGCACCGATACCGACGCTGCCTTGAGCGTCCTGCAGGCGCGCCACGCCGCATTGACGGCGCGCGCACAAGCCTGGGGCGAGTGCCGCGACGGGCTGGAGATCTGGGCCCGCCAAGGCATTGCCGATCCGGAGCGCCTGCCACTGCTGGATACCGACGCCTTCCTCGCTGCCACCGCCGACCGGAGCCTGCCATGA
- the mdcC gene encoding malonate decarboxylase acyl carrier protein, protein METLDYRFDGRTAVQFPHDAVLVGVLASGNLEILLEPAAQDGAMTVRIITAAQGFGTIWQAVIADFAQRHPLRDVRVSINDAGATPAVVSLRLDQAVETLLAGGTP, encoded by the coding sequence ATGGAAACCCTCGACTATCGATTCGACGGCCGTACCGCCGTGCAGTTCCCGCACGACGCGGTGCTGGTGGGCGTACTCGCCTCGGGCAACCTGGAAATCCTGCTGGAGCCGGCCGCACAGGACGGCGCGATGACGGTGCGCATCATCACCGCCGCGCAGGGCTTCGGCACCATCTGGCAGGCGGTCATCGCAGACTTCGCGCAGCGCCATCCGCTGCGCGATGTGCGCGTGTCGATCAACGATGCCGGTGCGACCCCGGCCGTGGTCAGCCTGCGCCTGGACCAGGCCGTGGAAACCCTGCTGGCCGGAGGCACCCCATGA
- the mdcA gene encoding malonate decarboxylase subunit alpha has protein sequence MNPSWDTLERSRQARLQRAAPWAKGHLVAATDVAELLHALLEPGDKVCLEGNNQKQADFLAQALADLDPTRVHDLHMVQSVLSLPSHLDVFERGIASKLDFSFSGPQSVRLANLVAEGRIQIGAIHTYLELFGRYFIDLTPRVALVAAQAADRHGNLYTGPNTEDTPVIVEATAFGGGIVIAQVNEIVDTLPRVDIPADWVNFVVQAPRPNHIEPLFTRDPAQISEIQVLMAMMAIKGIYAEYGVNRLNHGIGFDTAAIELLLPTYAESLGLKGKICQHWALNPHPALIPAIESGFVKSVHSFGSELGMEKYIAARGDVFFTGADGSMRSNRAFSQTAGLYACDMFIGSTLQIDLQGNSSTATRDRIAGFGGAPNMGSDARGRRHASDAWIKAGQQAARPGEMPRGRKLVVQMVETFREHMAPAFVERLDAWELAERANMPLPPVMIYGDDVSHVLTEEGIANLLLCRTPEEREQAIRGVSGYTAVGLARDRAMVENLRDRGVIRRPEDLGISPRDASRDLLAARSVKDLVRWSGGLYDPPKRFRNW, from the coding sequence ATGAACCCGAGCTGGGACACGCTGGAACGCAGCCGCCAGGCCCGTCTGCAACGCGCCGCGCCATGGGCCAAGGGCCACCTGGTCGCGGCCACCGACGTTGCCGAACTGCTGCACGCGCTGCTGGAGCCGGGCGACAAGGTCTGCCTGGAAGGCAACAACCAGAAGCAGGCCGATTTCCTGGCCCAGGCCCTGGCCGACCTCGACCCGACGCGCGTGCACGACCTGCACATGGTGCAGTCGGTGCTGTCCCTGCCCTCGCACCTGGACGTATTCGAGCGCGGCATCGCCTCGAAGCTGGATTTCTCGTTCTCCGGCCCGCAGTCGGTGCGTCTGGCCAACCTGGTGGCCGAAGGACGTATCCAGATCGGCGCCATCCATACCTACCTGGAACTGTTCGGCCGCTACTTCATCGACCTCACCCCGCGCGTGGCGCTGGTCGCCGCGCAGGCCGCCGACCGCCACGGCAACCTCTACACCGGGCCGAACACCGAAGACACCCCGGTGATCGTCGAAGCCACCGCGTTCGGCGGTGGCATCGTCATCGCCCAGGTCAACGAAATCGTCGACACCCTCCCCCGCGTCGATATCCCCGCTGACTGGGTCAACTTCGTAGTGCAGGCGCCGCGCCCGAACCATATCGAGCCGCTGTTCACCCGCGACCCGGCACAGATTTCCGAAATCCAGGTGCTGATGGCGATGATGGCCATCAAGGGCATCTACGCCGAATACGGTGTGAACCGCCTCAACCACGGCATCGGCTTCGACACCGCAGCCATCGAGCTGCTGCTGCCTACTTACGCCGAATCGCTGGGGTTGAAAGGAAAAATCTGCCAGCACTGGGCGTTGAACCCGCACCCGGCCCTCATTCCCGCCATCGAATCGGGCTTCGTCAAATCGGTGCATTCGTTCGGTTCGGAACTGGGCATGGAGAAATACATCGCCGCCCGTGGCGATGTCTTCTTCACCGGCGCCGATGGCTCGATGCGCTCCAACCGCGCGTTCTCGCAGACCGCCGGCCTGTATGCCTGTGACATGTTCATCGGTTCCACCCTGCAGATCGACCTGCAGGGCAACAGCTCCACCGCCACCCGCGACCGCATCGCCGGCTTCGGTGGTGCACCGAACATGGGTTCCGATGCCCGCGGCCGCCGCCACGCCAGCGACGCGTGGATCAAGGCCGGCCAGCAGGCCGCACGCCCCGGCGAGATGCCACGCGGGCGCAAGCTGGTGGTGCAGATGGTGGAAACGTTCCGCGAGCACATGGCGCCGGCCTTCGTCGAACGCCTTGACGCCTGGGAACTGGCCGAGCGCGCCAACATGCCACTGCCGCCGGTCATGATCTACGGCGATGACGTCAGCCACGTACTCACCGAAGAAGGCATCGCCAACCTGCTGCTGTGCCGCACCCCGGAAGAACGCGAACAGGCGATCCGCGGCGTTTCCGGTTACACCGCCGTGGGCCTGGCCCGCGACCGCGCGATGGTGGAAAACCTGCGCGACCGCGGGGTGATCCGTCGCCCGGAAGACCTGGGCATCTCGCCACGCGATGCCAGCCGCGATCTGCTGGCCGCGCGTTCGGTGAAGGACCTGGTGCGCTGGTCCGGCGGCCTGTACGACCCGCCCAAGCGCTTCCGCAACTGGTAA
- the mdcE gene encoding biotin-independent malonate decarboxylase subunit gamma, whose amino-acid sequence MSAPLQTLLDALFPRGHRIDIRDSVLTGTATTEDGEVTVIGTTDRIEVGVDHALALAETVLASTATHPQRPIVMLADTAGQRLARRDELLGINGYFAHLAQTIDLARRRGARLVTLVYGESVSGGFLSFGLMADHIHALPDAQVRVMDLRAMARVTKQPLEKLQALSQSSPVFAPGVANYVAMGAVESLWEGDLAQHLLQALRTPSEGDLRAARGAQRGGRALAADVATKVAHGDA is encoded by the coding sequence ATGAGCGCACCGCTGCAGACCCTGCTCGACGCCCTGTTTCCCCGCGGACATCGCATCGACATCCGTGATTCGGTGCTGACCGGCACGGCCACCACCGAGGATGGCGAGGTGACGGTCATCGGCACCACCGACCGCATTGAAGTGGGCGTGGACCATGCGCTGGCGCTGGCTGAAACCGTGCTCGCCAGCACCGCCACGCATCCGCAGCGGCCCATCGTGATGCTGGCCGACACTGCGGGCCAGCGCCTGGCGCGCCGCGATGAACTGCTGGGCATCAATGGTTACTTCGCCCATCTCGCGCAGACCATCGACCTGGCCCGCCGCCGTGGCGCACGCCTGGTCACCCTGGTCTATGGCGAATCGGTGAGTGGCGGCTTCCTGTCCTTCGGCCTGATGGCCGACCACATCCATGCCCTGCCCGATGCGCAGGTGCGGGTGATGGACCTGCGCGCGATGGCAAGGGTGACCAAGCAACCGCTGGAAAAACTGCAGGCGCTGAGCCAGAGCTCGCCGGTGTTCGCGCCGGGCGTGGCCAACTACGTGGCGATGGGCGCGGTGGAATCGCTGTGGGAGGGCGACCTTGCCCAGCACCTGCTGCAGGCCCTGCGCACGCCCAGCGAGGGTGACCTGCGCGCCGCACGGGGTGCACAGCGCGGTGGCCGCGCCCTCGCTGCGGATGTCGCCACCAAGGTGGCGCACGGCGATGCCTGA